The proteins below are encoded in one region of Acidobacteriota bacterium:
- a CDS encoding 50S ribosomal protein L32 produces the protein MPNPKRRHSKARTGRRRAHDFLTPHSLSECPNCHEKKMPHRVCPKCGHYKGREVLDTEKAS, from the coding sequence ATGCCTAATCCAAAACGGCGGCACTCTAAAGCTCGCACCGGACGTCGCCGCGCTCACGACTTTCTCACTCCCCACTCGCTCTCCGAGTGTCCCAACTGTCACGAGAAGAAGATGCCGCACCGTGTATGTCCCAAATGCGGACACTACAAGGGACGCGAGGTTCTCGACACCGAAAAGGCCAGCTAG
- a CDS encoding DNA-binding protein, translated as MFISLQELEAREVEFSQQLAPGTVELLPELRQSGVLKTRGRAELLAEHRGGKNIVKDIRVKGHFSTEVEARCARCVEAVPTKVGGDFDLLYRPLGVDAGKDERSISEAETEIGYYSGNGIELEDVLREQILLALPAKIVCSESCRGLCPRCGKNLNVESCDCEEQSPDPRWAALADLKNKLK; from the coding sequence ATGTTCATCAGTCTTCAAGAGCTAGAAGCAAGAGAAGTCGAGTTCTCTCAGCAACTTGCGCCGGGAACGGTGGAATTGCTGCCGGAACTGCGGCAATCTGGCGTCCTCAAAACCAGGGGACGGGCGGAGCTGCTGGCTGAGCATCGCGGCGGCAAGAATATCGTCAAGGACATCCGCGTTAAGGGCCACTTTTCGACTGAGGTTGAGGCTCGGTGTGCGCGTTGTGTCGAAGCGGTTCCGACTAAAGTCGGAGGCGATTTCGACCTGCTCTATCGTCCGCTGGGCGTTGATGCCGGAAAAGATGAGCGTTCGATCTCAGAGGCTGAGACCGAGATTGGCTATTACTCCGGCAACGGCATCGAACTCGAAGACGTCCTGCGCGAGCAGATCCTTCTGGCATTGCCGGCGAAGATCGTTTGCAGCGAGAGCTGCCGCGGACTGTGTCCCAGATGCGGAAAGAATTTGAATGTCGAGTCCTGCGACTGCGAGGAACAGTCGCCTGATCCGCGATGGGCGGCGCTGGCGGACCTCAAGAACAAACTGAAATAA
- a CDS encoding LysR family transcriptional regulator has protein sequence MALEDRELRSFLVLAEQLHFGRAANLLHISQPALSKQIKGVEEKLGGPLLVRNRRDVRLTAAGTLLYGEARRIVRDLDSLFDATQAAVRGEAGRLRVAVGIATIHSLVPPALRKFREAHPRVEIQIGDMSTPRQIEALLAGEVDVGFLRLPIRRAELAVKKVLKEQLTIAASSSFRGALTLEKIAHEPFIVIGREVSTTYYDHCIRLCGSAGFSPRVVQEARDTFTLLNLVRAGIGVALVPRSARQMRVSGVRFSDINRREAEWDVGVAWHKLHESALVRNFVEICLAVA, from the coding sequence ATGGCACTGGAGGATCGAGAACTGCGTTCTTTTCTCGTGCTGGCGGAACAATTGCATTTTGGCCGCGCGGCGAACTTGCTGCACATTTCGCAGCCGGCGCTAAGTAAACAAATCAAAGGTGTGGAGGAGAAGCTTGGCGGCCCGCTGTTGGTACGCAACCGTCGCGATGTTCGCCTCACGGCCGCCGGCACTCTTCTGTATGGCGAAGCCCGTCGTATCGTTCGCGATCTCGACTCGCTCTTCGACGCGACGCAGGCTGCAGTCCGCGGAGAAGCCGGACGCCTTCGTGTGGCGGTAGGCATCGCGACCATACATAGCCTGGTTCCTCCCGCGCTGCGCAAATTTCGCGAGGCGCATCCCCGTGTGGAGATCCAGATCGGGGACATGTCCACGCCCAGGCAAATCGAGGCCCTGCTCGCCGGCGAGGTGGACGTAGGCTTCCTCCGTCTACCCATCCGCCGGGCGGAATTGGCAGTGAAAAAGGTCCTCAAGGAGCAACTGACCATCGCAGCCTCCAGCAGTTTTCGCGGCGCGCTAACGCTGGAGAAGATCGCACACGAACCGTTCATCGTGATCGGCCGGGAAGTATCGACCACCTATTACGACCACTGCATCAGGCTATGCGGCAGCGCCGGCTTCAGCCCGCGCGTCGTGCAGGAGGCGCGAGACACGTTTACGCTGCTCAATCTGGTGCGCGCCGGCATCGGTGTTGCACTCGTGCCCCGATCTGCAAGGCAAATGCGCGTGAGCGGCGTACGCTTCAGCGACATCAACCGGCGCGAAGCTGAGTGGGACGTGGGGGTGGCCTGGCATAAGCTCCACGAATCTGCCCTGGTAAGGAACTTTGTTGAGATTTGTCTGGCCGTGGCCTGA